The nucleotide window ataaatacatgaataaatatataaataagtataatgagatttaaagcttccacCACAGAGTGCAGaaatagcaacaacaaacagacacatAAATAATCAGTTAATAAGACACAACATTGACCGAGCAAGGGCCAGGACGCTTCTGTCCGTCCAAAAACAGCCCGTTTGAGCTGTCGCCGTAAATAATGCAATTGTCAAAGGGCCTCCACCttacctaaccctaaccctaacccacttCCTCTAAAAGGCCTCTCGACAGGAAGAGAAGAGAAAAGAGGAAGAGAGCGACAAGGCTTGTTAGCGTTCCAGTggggctgaaaaaaaaaaaacgacaaacaaAAACCAAAGATTAAAAGGGCGCCTTAAAAATCAACATTGGTGACAGGTGAAATCATGACTCCTTGGACCAGGACCACCACGGAGCGATACGGTGTAGGTGAGTGCCCTTGCATCCGTTCATGGTCGTCTGCGTGTTTTCttacagaaagagagaaagtgCTTGCCATGGTCACAACATTCCCAGTATTGGCCTCGTGCCATTGCCTTAGCGACACGGTGACTCGTGTAAGGCAATCGCTCGCTGTAAGAAAAGGGAAGATGACGTCGTGAGCGCTTCGGCTTAGAGTCGGGCTCGGGCTCGAGCCCCAGGGCCGTCAGGCAAGGGCCATGAAAGAACAGGTGCCGTCCAGGATAATATACACCCTGTATAATAGCGGCATGAACTCCCATCCTTAGCCAGGGTTGGATTTTGTTCCTTTCCGGGCCACTTGTAAGGCCTTTTGATAAATATGTATGATGTGGTCGATGGGGcatttcagactttttttttcagcccCGATGGGCCTGCTCGTGTAGCTGTCTAAAAGTCAGGAAGCGGAAGAAGGAACACGTTTGAATCCAAGTGTGCTTTCACCAGTGATGTTTGATTTGCAAAGAAAGTACCAACTGGGTTCGCTTGAGGTTGGACGGGCGTACTGAGATTTGGCTTTTGACTTTTTATCTTCATGATTGCGCTTACACGAGCTTCCTGTTCATGCGTGTGCCCCCCCTCCTAGACGCGTAATTCTATGGCTGTTttacaaatgtacatttttgatttattttccaagtCAAGTGGAACTTTGTGGGCAGTGGGCAAAAGCAGCTCTCTCTGGAAGTTGGAGACACCGTCTACATTCAAGAGTCCTGCGATGGTATCCAACACTATTTGAGCATATTTGGCACTCCTTTTTTACTCTGCACAATTTGCAATTTATGagtgatagattttttttaaaatcaagttCCAGCTCAGGCTAAGGCTTAGTGAtgtcacatacatacatactacataGAAGATGGTGCTTCCATCAAGTTTGGGAGTTGCAACTTGACAGACTGTGAAAGAAAATCGTGCATTCAaatgacagtaatccctcaatagCCCTTATCGCGACTTCACATGTCACAAATTCactatttcacattttttccccgctattaattattattattatttttaagttcttaaaaatgtgaaaatccacactgaaactcataagcggcagcctctcttgctacaaggactcagcactgaagttaaaattttatttttatttttttcttataaggTGTGACCCCACTTACTATGGTATGTCTggtcgagggattactgtaaaaaccTCCAAGCATGGCACTGATTCACATATCGTGTCCCTTCCCCCCCTTTTAGGGTGGTACAAAGGCTACTTGGCAAGGAACAAAGCCCAGCAGGTAACAAGTATCAATGACAACATGGCATCCTGCAGCCATGACATCATATGAAATGCCGTAGTTTTGCGTTGACGGCAAATCCTTTTCCAACTCACCGCTTGCTTCCGATTTTCACTCCAGGGTGTTTTTCCTGCCAATTTCGTACACGTCAAGGAGGTCCTCGTTTCTCTTCGTCGGTAAGTCAAAGCAAAACGACCAAAACGTGTTGTTCTTATCAGATGTAAATATTCGAGGGGTGGTGGTCGGGACGTGAAGCTGAGATGTTTGAATGGATTGGAGGCAACAATAGGCTTTTGTCCACATTGAATTATCGTCCGTAAGCGTTCCACACCTGTACGCACAGCGACGAGGAGGTGGTGACGTCTGCGGAGACGCCTCTGGTGAAGGAGGTGACCATGACGTTGAGAGAATGGGGGAGCATATGGAAGCAGCTCTTTGTGGTAATGGCGCCGACCGATgcgattgaattgaatgtgtttACATACCCGCCCGTTGTTTGAAATGGCGCCGGCGCAGGCCAACAAGGAGAGCAGCGTGAGGCAGGTGCAGAGGCTGATGTGGGAACTGATGGAATGGCGTTCGCAGCTCCTCTCCGGAACGCTGCCCACCGACGAATTCAAGGAACTCCGGCAGAAGGTCATCTGCAAGATCGATTATGGAAACAagtatgtggaaaaaaagccagGCCAACGCCAGGAGGAGCATTACTCCAAGTTGCGGAAGTTGTAGGCAAACAAAGTCCAATGCTAAGAGGATCTCCCGgagaccttttttttaattttctttttctctagCTTTCACGCGTACGTCCAAGTTTTGGGGACCTAAAACGATTCGATTTGACCATTCGAAAAATGACTTAGCCGCGTGTACACCGAAATGGACGCCAATGATCCCCATCTGGGGGCCTCCGCAGGATTTTGGAGCTGGATCAAGTGGTCCGAGACGAGCAGGGCAATATTTTGGAGCCGGAACGGGCCAGCGTCATCAGCCTGTTCCGGGCTCACGAGGAGGCCTCGGCTAAGATCGACGAACGCGTCAAGGAGGAGCGGGTGAGAAAGGGGACGGTGGGCGCCACCACAAATGAATCGGAAGCAGTGGAAATTCTCCAAGAACGCACTGGCGCCCAAGCAAAGCTTTCTTTGTCCTCGCAGTGCAACGTTCGGACGGAACACAGCGGCTTCTCCGCACGGATCCAGTCGTCCCCCACGCACAGCCTCTACGTCTTTGTCAGGAACTTTGTGTGCCGCGTGGGAGAGGACTCGCAACTCTTTATGTCGCTCTACGACCCCAGCCAACAAAGCATCATCAGGTAGGACCCAATCAAAATCCAAACCTTCCTTGGATCCATCGGGTGGTGTGTGAGGCCCGCACGTAAGCGAAGCTCATTTCCCTCTTCTGCAGCGAGAACTATCTCATTCGGTGGGGCAGCAAAGGTTTTCCACAAGAAATCGACATGCTCAACAACCTGAAAGTTGTCTTTACAGTAAGTGAGAACGAGAAGACACCGAAGCTCGGTGCTCGCAAATAGCCTATTTTGTTCTTCTTGTTTTTCTGACAGGATCTGGGCAATAAGGACCTGAGCCGGGAAAAAATTTACCTGATCTGCCAGATAGTCCGAGTGGGTCGGATGGATCTGAAAGAGAGCAACAACAAGAAGTTCACCCAGGGTCTCAGGCGTCCTTTTGGAGTGGCAGGTACACCCCACACGCACGTCTAGAAGCTTGAACTTGGAGTTTTGTGCCAAATGCTTGACGGCTTTTCTCTGCCAGTGATGGACATCAGCGACATCATCAAAGGAAAAGTAGAATGTGACGAGGAGAAGCAGTTTTTCATCCCTTTCTTCCCGTACGTGCTCTTTCTTCGCCCGGTGCGCTTTGGAGGCGGGCCACTCACATTTGCACCCCGCCGCTTCACGCAGGGTGGCGGCCGAAAACGACTTTCTGCACACCTTCCTCAACAAAGTGACCACGTCCCGAGGAGACTGCGGCGGCCAAGGTAGGCGCCACCTTTTTCTGTGCGGGTTGGCCGAGGACGTGGAGAATTTTGAATATTTAGCtattaaaaaacgtacaaatccAACGCGGCAcctattttcacacacacacacacacgtgaacgtctaaaatgtattacaaaGTGCATGGCTTACTGATGCCGTCGGGTCATAGggaaatgcgcgtgcgcatatcatgcttcaacACAGATAGATTTTCTACCGTgtaacgaatgagagaatttacatataaagtactgctctacttacaaaattttcaagttacgaaaaaggtTTTGGAACCAcctcatttcgtaagtagaggtacgactgtatttcaTCTTTGCAGGACTCTGGGTGACCATGAAAGCTCTGGTGGGCGACGTCATCCAGATCCGCAAAGAGCATCCTCACCTGCTGGAGCGAAGCACGGCGGTGGCCCGCAAGCTGGGCTTCCCCGAGATCATCATGCCGGGGGACGTGCGCAACGACATCTACGTCACGCTGCAGGCCGGCGATTTCGACAAGTACAACAAGACCGCGCAGAAAAACGTGGAGGTGGTCGTGTGCGTGTTCGACCATCAGGGAAAGCCGGTCCAGGTGAGTGGCGGGAGAGGAGACCAAAGGTTCAAATGGAATTTTGGGAATGAATCTAAGCAGCCTCGACAGCGGCCGTGTAGGACACCTTATAAAACCTTACATTTTATCCCCTCCCCTAGAACTCCATCTGTCTCGGGGCAGGGGATAAGGCCACCAGCGAATACAGATCAGTCATCTACTACCAAGTCAAACAACCCCGCTGGATGGAGACATTTAAGGTGCGTTTTGCCCGTTAGGGCTCTGCTCGTCAACGGGACTCATCCGTGACGCCGGTGCTTTTCATTTCTTGTCCTGCAGGTGGCCGTGCCTCTGGAGGAAATGCACAAAATCCATCTTCGCTTCATGTTTCGCCATCGCTCCTCtcaagagtgtgagtgtgacgACTTGCCTTTTGCGTGCCTGGcggcatgtgtgtatgtgtgtgtgtgcgtgcgtcctCTCCCAGCCTTCCCCCGAGCGTCACCTGACACGGGCAAGGACAAAAGGACGCTCGGTCGTAGGCGCCGTAAGCCTCGCGCTCTCTTTCTATCCTCTGACGTGCTCTTTTCCGCCGCCACGCGGTGCTGCAGCCAAGGACAAGAGTGAGAAAAAGTTCGCCATGGCCTTCGTGCGCCTGATGAAGAACGACGGGACGGTGCTGCGGGATGGACTTCACGACCTGGTGGTCTTCAAGGTGAGGATTGGAGACGTTTCTCGATGGGAGCCGGGACGACACGCAGCGGCGGCATCCAGCGTCCTTCAAAAATAACCACGGCGGCGCTCTATGCTTTTGCCCGGCAGGGCGACGGCAAGCGCATGGAAGACGTCAACTGCTACTTGTCCTTGCCCTCCACCCGCCAACACTTCGGGGACCTCCACAAGGGAGCCGTCCTGAgccgcagcagcagcaacataAGCGGGGGCGGCTCGGGCCTGGCCGTCAGCTCCAGAGATGTCTTCACCATTTCCACCCTGGTCTGTTCCACCAAGCTCACCCAAAACGGTAACGCCGTCGTCCTACCCGCAAACCGTAGcctgtctgttttccatatgtcCCTCCTCTAGCACGCCCGAATCTGTCCGCGAGCTTGATAACCGATTTAGTGGAGGTGGGTTGGtcgtggaaaacagaccggatgacAGACTGGCTAGGGGCCTTCGAGGCGAGGACCGTAGCGgggcacccctgatctaacCCCATTGACCTACGACAGACGGTGGCCTTTGCGGTGGTGCGTGTGCTCCCAAGCCAAGGGCAAGGTCCTGATCTGCGATTTTGGCGGCGTGCTCGCAAATGAGACTGACTCAGCAGGCCGTGGGCTCATTTATCTGTGTGGCAATCTTTTAATTATGACCAAGCTAAAAAAAGAAGATGGACCGCGCCGTGCGTGTCCAGCGGCAAAACAACCAGGGACATTTTGTCCCACGCGGGTTGACCGCACGTTCCCCAACGCGGAAATTCGCGCACAGTAAAGGCCTATGGGTGTGGCGGCAGGGTCACCTTTGTTGCATTGGGGTTAGGGTTTTTGGTTTTTGTCTAACCTGAACCAAATCATTCCTTGTCTCATTTCTTAATTTACATGTTAGTTTACACGTTTGCGTGGTGAGCCAAAAGGCTCTTGACGTAGGCTTTATTTGTCCGAAGTGGGCCTATTGGGGCTTTTGAAATGGAGGACGCGGCCTGAGCTCCTGCGAGAAAACCTGGAAAAACTGAAGCTCATCGACGGAGAGGAAGTGGTCAAGGTCCGTCTGTCCGTTAGTTCGACAGTCTGTCCGCCAACCGGTGCCTTCAGGCGACTCCTCccctttttctctctttgtagTTCCTGCAGGACACGTTGGACGCTTTGTTCAACATCATGATGGAACACTCCCAGACCGACGACTACGACATTCTCGTCTTCGACGCCCTGGTGCGGAAGACCCGCCTCTAAAAAAAGCCGCCTTCTCCTCGGCagcatttttgaatttttctttttcttttttttctccctcgtACAAGATCTATATCATAAGTCTGATCGCGGACCGGAAATTTCAGCACTTTAACACCGTGTTGGAGGCGTACATCAAGCAGCATTTCAGCGCCACCCTAGCTTACAAGTAGGTGTCCAATCCTCATTCTTTGCACCTGCTTTGTCATTCCTTTCACGTCAAACTGCTCGTCAGCTGTTAGGCAAGaacaaagacattttagaaAAGCCTTTAAGAGGATGGAGGATACTTTGAAATGCTCTCTGGAGGTTCGCTCGTGTATTTCTTGATGAGTGCGCATTGACATCTTCACTTGATGGACATTTGAATGAACAGTGGTTGGCGTGTGCTCCTATTGGGACATTGCATCACGGAGTCATGAGATCATGCCcatagtttttttccctttttaatacACTGGCCTGTGTTTTATGgactgtttttttggttttcttaaAACCACAAAACacagcttaggaggatctaggcaaggaagatgatcaccttcagactactgagggactgtgctcGTTTTCTGACCCATAAAAGTCGAAAGTAGCTTAACTTGTGTCTCTTCTAGGAAGCTGATATCGGTCCTGAAGAGGTACCTGGACATCTCCAGCCGAGGAGAGCACTGCGAGGCCATTCTTCGAACTCTCAAAGCTCTGGAGTACATCTTCAAGTTTATCGTGCGCTCACGTATGCTCTACTCCCAGTGAGTCTTGTTTTCCTGTGGCTAAGGTCGTTTAAAGGGCGATTATTGTGGAATTATGGTCGATGCTCAATTTGCCACGTGCCACATGTTAATCCAGGGGCGTCCTACCCGGTTGGGTTCGCggccacattaatgccaactaaAGCCAGTGATCATTTTGAGTCCAAGCGTAAAGTGTgccatgttttgtttgtttgtttccacCGTTCCTCCGCAGACTCTACGTGGGCGTCGAGCAGGCCGAGTTTGAAGAGTCTTTGAGGAAGCTTTTCGGCTCCATCAACAGCCTGATGAAGACCGACTACACCACCACCCTACTTCTGCGGGTACTCGCACGTGCCTCGTCTTCACGCAAAGCCTAACTTTTACTGTATTATGGTGGCGGATGTCAATTTCCGTAAAAGCATTTGTACGTTGGGAAAAACTTTGGAGGCTAAAAGGCCTTGGAGGCTATACAAAATGCAAATTAATGAGTGAggccaaaaacaaaaaccttttATCGTTCTCTATtcccttatttaaaaaaacacaatcacaGTATATACAGTTGACGGCTGTTCTAAGTCAATGTGCACTGTTTTCAGGTTGCAGCCTTGAAGTACCTGCCAGCTGTCATCCACGATGTCGAAAAAGTTTTTGATGCCCAATTGCTAAGGTAAGCTCACAATTAaaccgcctgactttggtgagGGCAGACTGGCTTAAGgtctctttttttctgtctttcttcGTCCAGTCAGTTGCTGCATGACTTTTATTCCTGCATCCCGCACGACAAACTCCAGAACCAGAAAGTGGCCTCCATGACGGAAATCGTCAACAGTCAACTTTTTATCCGTCCGGgtgagtatgttttttttttaggaattccATTTGAAGACGGCACTCTGTTTGATTGCgttcccaaaaaaaacaaaaacaaaaaaagggtccACCGGAGGCACATTAACCGAGCGTGGGCAAATCCTCCTGAGCATTAGTTGATTCTCACTTAGTGTTAATATCCTATTGAAGGGGCCATTATATGTGCAGTGAATAATTTGTGCTTAGCCTCAGGAATGAGCAGACAGCTGTTGGTGCTCCTCTTCATGACCAGTAAGTGAGTTCTTTGCACTAAAGCTTTTCTATTTGGACAGCTCAGTGGCTAATGATAATACAGTACCGGCAGGCCATGTTCCATTTCTTCCACTAAAGCCTGACGGAAATCCCCACGTACGCCGCTCGGCAAATCGACGTCTGTTCGGCCCACCtccgtattttttttcccaacggCAGTGCGCCCAAACGATACAATCGTGATCATTTAGCAACTAACACATGGGCAACTGCCGGCCGGTTTGGAGCGACAGGCGACCCATCCGTTGAGTGGGTACCCCAATCTGTATGCACCCTGACACGACCAGCTTTTATCCACTCGTTTGTTTACGTCTTGACAAATAAGGCCGGGCAGAGAAGGTGATGGAGACGGCTTTTAGCTTAGCGTCAGGATGCCAATCAGACAGCTCGTATATAATCGCCCAGAAGGCTGAATTATGTGGCGGAGGATCATGATATATTCCCAGACATTAATGGCCCCCGCTCTAGGTCAATATTTCATAGCCCCCGCCAGCATGTCTGAATGGGTCTCGCCAAGGAAAGGTGGCAAAACCACTGACGACGTCTATCGGGGAGGCGCCGATGGCGGTCCGTGGAAGATTTTCCATGGTGATGGTCCTCGGGTTAGCATTGGACTTCACCGAAATGTGAATACTTTTATGAAAATGGCTCTCGCCAGGCTTCTttaaggaaacaaaaaaaaccttgctgCAGCCCCGGCAGGACCCTTTTTGACGCGGTGCATCTACACTGCCATTTAGTTTCAGGGCCAAAGCGTACTGACGAAAAGTCCCGTTGTGTGGCAGAGTGTCGAGATGTGTTGTTGCCAATGATGCTGCAAGAGCTGAGCAGAGCGCTGGCCACCATGGCCGACGGGCCTCACGACGAGAGGAGGAAAAGTCTGGAATTGCTCAATAACATCCTGGAGGTCCTGAGTCAGGACAACGTGGTGAGGCACCGGCACGATGGGTGCCTTTTTGCAATAGAGCATCTTTTCACGGACTGTTTTGTTCTCCTTTCCCGGCTGCCTCTGTTCTTAGGGGGAAACCTTTCAGCACATCCAACAGATTGTGGTGTCTTTACTGAGAATTATCAACCAAACAGTCATCACCATGGGTCGAGAGCATGCTCTAATCGTAAGTTGTTCATGTATACATCCAGCGTCCGCTATGCTGTACTAAACCATGCTATGCTGTATCACGGGTTTGAGTCACCAAAGCCTTTGTGAAGGTGACAATGAGATTCTAACAGATAACCCCATCAACCTGATGAAACCACAGCTGACTTGCCATTCCGCCGGTGGACTTGAAGTTGACCCAGTCATGGCACGCCTTGCGGAAAATACACCATTTTATTGTACACTTGAGAGGAATATCAGGATAGGCAATAGGCATGGATACCATTACGGTACAgctttaaaatcaaaacaaaacaaaccccCGCCCCAAAAAAGCAAGTACAAGCATTTGGAATAAACCGCTTCATTTCTAAGGGAAATATCAACCAGGGAAACAATATAAGCTACTTGAGGTGGTGAGAGCTTTTGTATATCTTGGAACCAAATAGTTTTGGTCCGTGACAGACTGTTACAGGgacccacccacccacgcaGTCTATTGGTCACTCCATTGGATCACTTGTAATTAGAATAAAGAAGTCTCTATGTATAAATGGTATACTAACACTCAACACACCTGAATAGAATCCTCCGACGCACCGACGTTCAATGactgggatttttttcctttttctatcTTCATCTCTTTTCGCGTCCTCATCAAGGTCCATCCTCCTCACGGTGAGGCATTTCCATCCGGATGTTTGAATTCCTCCAATGCTTTGGACGTCTCTTACCCATCAATAAACGTGTCCACGGGAAAGACGCGAGCACAAATGTTCCTCTGGGATATTTGGAAATGAAAGCCGCTTCTTTGGACTTGACGTGGGGGTCCCGTCGGCAGGACCTTTTGGGGCCGTCAAAACAATTCCTCCAGCGTGGAGTCCTGTCCCCCGTCAGAGCCACCAGAAGCATTTCTTTCGGAGTTTCTTGACACGGGACTTGGCGCCGGGTCGGACGGCCTGGTGGGCAGCTTTTGTGGCAAGGGGCGCGGGCATGTCGTACTCCCCCTCCAGGCCCTCCATCACCCCCTGGAAGCGTCCCTCCTGCTGCCGAAAGTCATGCTCCACACTAGAGAAGGAGGCAGGAAAATGTGCTCAATGAAGACCTACTCTATgtatgcattat belongs to Stigmatopora argus isolate UIUO_Sarg chromosome 9, RoL_Sarg_1.0, whole genome shotgun sequence and includes:
- the dock2 gene encoding dedicator of cytokinesis 2 — encoded protein: MTPWTRTTTERYGVVKWNFVGSGQKQLSLEVGDTVYIQESCDGWYKGYLARNKAQQGVFPANFVHVKEVLVSLRRDEEVVTSAETPLVKEVTMTLREWGSIWKQLFVANKESSVRQVQRLMWELMEWRSQLLSGTLPTDEFKELRQKVICKIDYGNKILELDQVVRDEQGNILEPERASVISLFRAHEEASAKIDERVKEERCNVRTEHSGFSARIQSSPTHSLYVFVRNFVCRVGEDSQLFMSLYDPSQQSIISENYLIRWGSKGFPQEIDMLNNLKVVFTDLGNKDLSREKIYLICQIVRVGRMDLKESNNKKFTQGLRRPFGVAVMDISDIIKGKVECDEEKQFFIPFFPVAAENDFLHTFLNKVTTSRGDCGGQGLWVTMKALVGDVIQIRKEHPHLLERSTAVARKLGFPEIIMPGDVRNDIYVTLQAGDFDKYNKTAQKNVEVVVCVFDHQGKPVQNSICLGAGDKATSEYRSVIYYQVKQPRWMETFKVAVPLEEMHKIHLRFMFRHRSSQESKDKSEKKFAMAFVRLMKNDGTVLRDGLHDLVVFKGDGKRMEDVNCYLSLPSTRQHFGDLHKGAVLSRSSSNISGGGSGLAVSSRDVFTISTLVCSTKLTQNVGLLGLLKWRTRPELLRENLEKLKLIDGEEVVKFLQDTLDALFNIMMEHSQTDDYDILVFDALIYIISLIADRKFQHFNTVLEAYIKQHFSATLAYKKLISVLKRYLDISSRGEHCEAILRTLKALEYIFKFIVRSRMLYSQLYVGVEQAEFEESLRKLFGSINSLMKTDYTTTLLLRVAALKYLPAVIHDVEKVFDAQLLSQLLHDFYSCIPHDKLQNQKVASMTEIVNSQLFIRPECRDVLLPMMLQELSRALATMADGPHDERRKSLELLNNILEVLSQDNVGETFQHIQQIVVSLLRIINQTVITMGREHALISRVVACMTAVLSQMEDRHYSTYIETFARTSDLVDFLMESFLLFKDLMGKHVYPSDWMAMIMVQNRVFLRAINIYAGTMNQKFLSNDDFEVQLWNNYFHLAVAFITQESLQLQHFSPTKRNKILAKYGDMRRLVGFAIRDIWFKLGSHKICFIPGMVGPILEMTLIPEEELRRATIPIFFDMIACEHGHAGNFNKFENEIILKLDHEVEGGGGDERYVRLLESTLLECAAEKPHLQSGVQHFVTLVKGLLVRLLDYRAVMRDDSRNNRMSCTVNLLNFYKDINREGMYIRYLYKLRDLHLEGENYTEAAYTLLLHSRLLKWSDDLCSHFEFPGGSQTQRQLKETLSDTIIDYFDMGKMWEEAITLCKELADQYENEIFDYQLLSKRLEKQARFYENIMKILRPKPDYFAVGYYGEGYPPFLRNKVFIHRGKEYERREDFQNQLMSQFPSAVRLNTSTAPGDDIRNSSLQYIQCFTVQPVLEIPPRLKNKAVPDQIINFYKSNYVQRFHYSRPVRKGTADPDNEFASMWIERTTFTTAYRLPGILRWFEATEMKHTTLSPLENAIETMESTNDKILAMIKQYQADGALPINPFSMLLNGIVDPAVMGGFAKYEKAFFTEEYAEQHPADKDKLLRLKDLIAWQIPLLGGGIALHGKRVSHDLRPFHERMEECFKELKSKVEKEYGARELLDLDERRPGRPGSVLRSLRRSVVSVSSLQGSECATPTKLAVDGDFPNESLAGTTAASRSDEAMPAGDAEVKLRKGKKKKKRSSMIFITEEREQSNGKRLSKKQEFCSDTNLRDSVDGNGSLAGANSRSLPAITGLSLTVSGGADEAETSRARRDSKSASLCVTSDRTLDRRSKGVMGIFFKSKSSKADDATTTSEERVNRF